A genomic region of Cannabis sativa cultivar Pink pepper isolate KNU-18-1 chromosome 1, ASM2916894v1, whole genome shotgun sequence contains the following coding sequences:
- the LOC115707692 gene encoding homeobox protein SBH1: MEGGSNGTSCMMGYGENSNGICPMMMMMPIMTSHHGQHHHNHPNNNPNANTNNTPIFLPLPSLNNQDHRNRNSNSSGSSSFMVEDSHQNNNNNNNNTNNIPTPGCYFMADHNTNTTTTNNNNNDSINNISSFKAKIMAHPHYPRLLAAYVNCQKVGAPVEVVGRLEEACSSAAAMGQMSSSTGCLGEDPALDQFMEAYCEMLTKYEQELSKPFKEAMLFLQRVECQFKALSLSTDSGCRDGNVDQNNGSSEEDIDVNNNFIDPQAEDRELKGQLLRKYSGYLGSLKQEFMKKRKKGKLPKEARQQLLDWWSRHYKWPYPSESQKLALAESTGLDQKQINNWFINQRKRHWKPSEDMQFVVMDAAHPHHFYMDNVLANNHFPMDISPSLL, from the exons atgGAAGGTGGTTCTAATGGCACTTCTTGCATGATGGGTTATGGAGAAAACAGTAATGGAATATGtccaatgatgatgatgatgcctaTAATGACTTCCCATCATGGTCAGCATCATCATAATCATCCTAATAATAATCCTAATGCAAACACAAACAATACCCCAATATTTCTTCCTCTACCATCCCTAAACAATCAAGATCATCGAAACCGTAATAGTAATAGTAGCGGCTCATCTTCTTTTATGGTCGAAGATTCTcaccaaaacaacaacaacaacaacaacaatactaATAATATCCCTACACCTGGGTGTTATTTCATGGCCGATCACAACACcaacaccaccaccaccaacaacaacaacaacgacTCCATCAATAATATCTCTTCTTTCAAGGCTAAGATCATGGCTCATCCTCACTACCCACGTCTCTTGGCTGCTTATGTCAATTGTCAAAAG gtTGGAGCACCGGTTGAGGTGGTTGGAAGACTTGAAGAAGCTTGCTCATCAGCAGCTGCAATGGGCCAAATGAGCAGTAGTACTGGCTGCCTAGGTGAAGATCCAGCTTTGGATCAGTTCATGGAGGCTTACTGTGAGATGTTGACCAAGTATGAGCAAGAGCTTTCAAAACCCTTTAAGGAAGCCATGCTTTTTCTTCAAAGGGTCGAGTGTCAATTCAAAGCTCTCTCCCTCTCTACGGATTCTG GTTGTCGAGATGGAAATGTGGATCAGAATAATGGGTCTTCAGAAGAAGATATTGATGTGAACAACAACTTCATAGATCCACAAGCAGAAGATCGAGAGCTGAAAGGTCAACTTTTACGCAAATACAGTGGATATTTAGGGAGTCTGAAACAAGAGTTCATGAAGAAAAGGAAGAAAGGGAAGTTGCCTAAAGAAGCCAGGCAACAATTGCTTGATTGGTGGAGTAGGCATTACAAATGGCCTTATCCATCC GAGTCACAGAAGCTTGCCCTGGCAGAGTCAACAGGTCTTGATCAGAAGCAAATAAACAATTGGTTCATAAACCAAAGGAAGAGGCACTGGAAACCTTCGGAAGATATGCAGTTTGTGGTTATGGATGCAGCCCATCCTCATCACttttacatggacaatgttttgGCCAACAACCATTTCCCTATGGACATTTCTCCCTCtcttctctaa